A single genomic interval of Patescibacteria group bacterium harbors:
- a CDS encoding ABC transporter permease, whose product MRFADLLSLSSRNYRTKLGRTLITIAGIGVGVGTIVLLVSFGYGLQNLLMAQISTSESLRTIDIYSPDAENIFLDNTLIDKMSKLENVTEVSPIANFMGQAALSDLNANVTIYGIKPLFFTLEGIKPPVGQLPQNSKEVICSTAFVKLFNLTPEQIINKTVDVNIFQETTGADQELPAVAEYSEKGFKIVGVIEDETVPTVYIFLDDIKDVPIVNYQQLKVMVSKTDFVETVRQQAVDFGYLTSSLSDTVSEANKIFKTIQIMLAIFGMAALLVAAIGMFNTMTITLLERTNEIGVMKAIGASNKEISALFLLEATIMGFLGSIAGLLMGWLSGKILNFVLHIMAMAYSAQSVNVFYIPVWFMLTVIISTTIVGFSTAIYPAQRAGKYDPLEALRYK is encoded by the coding sequence ATGAGATTTGCTGACCTCTTATCTTTATCTTCAAGAAATTATCGGACAAAACTGGGCCGGACATTGATCACTATTGCAGGTATTGGTGTAGGTGTGGGAACAATTGTTTTGCTTGTTTCTTTCGGTTATGGTCTTCAAAATTTATTAATGGCGCAAATTTCAACTTCCGAAAGCTTGCGCACTATTGATATTTATTCTCCTGACGCGGAAAATATTTTTTTGGATAATACATTAATTGATAAAATGTCCAAATTGGAGAATGTCACTGAAGTCAGTCCTATTGCTAATTTTATGGGACAAGCCGCGCTTTCCGATTTGAATGCCAATGTTACAATTTATGGCATTAAACCATTATTTTTCACATTGGAAGGCATTAAACCACCGGTGGGACAATTGCCTCAAAACAGCAAAGAAGTGATTTGTTCTACTGCTTTTGTTAAACTTTTTAATTTAACGCCCGAGCAGATAATTAATAAGACCGTAGATGTAAATATTTTTCAAGAAACAACAGGTGCTGATCAGGAATTACCGGCGGTTGCGGAATATTCGGAAAAAGGTTTTAAAATAGTCGGTGTGATTGAAGATGAAACGGTCCCCACTGTTTATATTTTTTTAGATGATATCAAAGACGTACCTATAGTAAATTATCAGCAATTAAAAGTCATGGTCAGTAAAACAGATTTTGTGGAAACAGTTAGACAGCAAGCGGTTGATTTTGGTTATCTCACTTCTTCTTTAAGCGATACGGTGAGCGAAGCCAATAAGATTTTTAAAACCATTCAAATCATGTTGGCAATTTTCGGTATGGCCGCTTTACTTGTAGCTGCCATTGGTATGTTTAATACAATGACTATCACTTTATTGGAGCGAACCAATGAAATCGGAGTAATGAAAGCTATTGGCGCTTCGAATAAGGAAATTTCCGCTCTTTTCTTGCTTGAAGCGACTATTATGGGTTTTTTGGGAAGTATAGCCGGTTTATTAATGGGTTGGCTGAGCGGAAAAATTTTGAATTTTGTTCTTCATATAATGGCTATGGCTTACAGCGCTCAGAGTGTTAATGTTTTCTATATTCCAGTTTGGTTTATGCTTACAGTAATTATTTCAACTACGATTGTCGGTTTCTCAACCGCCATATATCCGGCCCAAAGAGCAGGAAAATACGATCCTTTAGAAGCCTTAAGATACAAATAA